The Argentina anserina chromosome 5, drPotAnse1.1, whole genome shotgun sequence genome includes the window TAGTCAAACTCGTCATTTATGAGTTCTGAGATTTTTTAATAAGATTCTAAGGTTAAGTCAGATTTAACCTTAGACAAATAATCTGACTAAAGTATTtgacaaataaaaattataggTGATTATATGAGAATTTCACACACACCGAGATAAAATTCTAAAAACTACAAATTAGAGCTTCTGATTATGAGGGAGAGATTATAATTTGTCTATTACCTTACTACCACACTTTTCTAAACTCACCACACTTCAAATACTCACAACTGATTGAAAAGCAACTACAATTGATTATAGAAAACTCAATTCGGAGCTAAACTTGCTATTTTTGAGTTCTGAGATTTTTTTGATAAGATTCTAAAATTAAGTCAGATTTAATTATTGAAACTCAATTGTCAGTCTTCTACGAATTTCGCTATCATTATCTTCAACATGGCATGCGGACCTTCAGTTATCGTAGGGGAAGCCTCGTGCAATTGCCATGTTGGGATTGTTCGCATGTGATAGGGGTCATGGTAATAAAGAAGCTAGAATGTGTGTACGCTGCATTTTGGGTAATCTACGCTACAGGATGCCTTAGGTGTTAGGTAATCTGTAATCTATTACGTACTCGTGAGTTGTGATATTGAAATTTCATCATATTATGTGATTAGTTATGGACATTTGTTAGGCGTGAACACTCGCTGTGTGTATTGTTGGCAATATCATAGTATAGTTGTCAATATGACTTTCTATAAGGATCATCcaaatgatgaaatttggtaTTCCATACTTTCGCTTCATTTCTTACCTGCTCTTTCATCGACCGACTTACTTTACACATAAtatttacatttccattgaatGTCGCGATCTTATACACAAACGTGTAACGACATTTTTTTGTCAGCCGAATCTTTTAATTCAGGTATTTCGGAGTTTAGACAACTAGAGTCTAGCCGCATCTCAGTCAGGGGCGGATCCAGCCCTGGCTTGACTGGGCTGGAGCCCAAGTGAAAATGAagctcagaaaaaaaaactcaaccatctattaaaaaaattaaaacatcaGCACGAGTCTCTTTCTGTCTCTCACACTTTCGcgtctttttctttcaatctctGAAGACTTTCTCGTCTACTTCTGCTGATCTGGTAGCCTCTTCTTCTAATCATTTTCTCGAGTTCTCGTTCAAGTTTGCATATCACCACTCACCACTCGCAATTACTCGTCGCATTGTTGAGTATTTTATTTGCATACTTGGAAATTAGAATCAAAGTAGtgaagtttattaattaacaTAAAGCGAGATAAATACATaatgaaatataaaataaaggtGTGTAGAGATTGTTTATTCTGATGACAGATATCGACATACCTAATATaagaagaattttttttgtgcaTCGCGTAAAGAAAAGTAATTTTACGTTTCGTATAAAATTAACCCTAGTGGCATTTCAATCATAGATCCACCACTGATCTGAGTCGTGGTCAGAATAAACCACCACTGATTGCGGTTACACGAACTGAGTCCAGGGCTGCTTAGCAAAAAAGGAATGCTTGATTATCAACACAATTAGTCGAGGTAATGTCAGATCACCAGAGTCCAGCCGCATCTCAAAAATTGACGGTCAGCACAACCACCAAGCCAACACGAACCAAGTTGAAGGCGGGGCCGCTAAACATAAACCAATGCCCTATTTCACGAACCGAGTCGAGGGCTCGGTCGCTACTCGCTAAACATAAGCTAATGACTTGTTAGCAACACATCCGCCCCCACTAATTCTTTATCAACCCGAATTACTTTTGCAGACCAACAAGGCAAAAAAGAGTATTTAAGACTTGAAGTCAtcctcagaaaaccaaaaccatcGAAGACTCTGTCCAGCTCAATCGTCTACTTTCCGAGATGTCTCTGTCTTACTGGGACTACATCACCCTTCTCCTCCTTCGTCCTCTCCTCGCAGTCGCACTCGTCTTCTTGTTCATAGCTTCCTGTAACTTTTCTTCTTCACCATTTAATAATCGTCTTGTTACTTCGCGAATTCTGAAGTTGTATTGAGGATCTGGGTATGTGAGAACTCTAGTAATTTGTGGATTTCTGAGCGTGAATTCGCAGGTTGGTATTTGGCGTGGAAGCTGGTTTTGGTTCACGTTCCTCTGGTTCAAGAGATTTTCGGGTTGAAAAAGAAGCCCTTCGTGCCCAAACCCGAGACTCGTGGTCGATTTTCTAAGTTTTACAGTACATTGGAAACCCATAAGTCAGCTTCTAAATGGTAATCTTTCTTTTAGTTCAAATTTTAATGCTTTTCGTTCTGGGTTTTGATTTTCTGCTCTGAGATAAGCAATCAAAGGCAAAAGTTTTTGCTCAAGTTTAGAAATTGGTGTCAGTGGACTCTTGATTTGTAGCTAAagttatt containing:
- the LOC126794974 gene encoding uncharacterized protein LOC126794974, whose translation is MSLSYWDYITLLLLRPLLAVALVFLFIASCWYLAWKLVLVHVPLVQEIFGLKKKPFVPKPETRGRFSKFYSTLETHKSASK